The window CGCGGTGCCGGCGCCGAAGATCGAGAGGTGGTCGGTGGTGAACGCGAGGATCCCCGCTTCCTCTTCCACGAAGGTAGGGCGGAGGGGGATCCATCGGCCGGTCTGCTCGTCCCGATACCCGACCCAGGGGCGGAGCCAATCCGGGCGGGAGGCCCAGTTCACCAGGTCCCCCAGCCGCAGGGTGACGGTGAGGGGGGCGGCGAAGCGGGAGAGGGGGGCGCCGCGGGGGTCGGCGGCGGTGAGGTCGAAGACGAGGGCCAGGCCGGCCTGGCCGGCGCCCAGGCGGCGGATCGCCCGGGCGGCCAGGCGGAGGCGGGCGATGGGGGCGACGGGGGGCACCTCCACCGTGACCCGCCCGTCGAGGAAGCGGGCGGCCGTGCCGGGGGTGACGGGGATCTCCTCGGGCGGCGGCAGGGAGGGGGCAGGCGCAGGCGGGGTGGGCGGCGGCAATGGGCTCTGGAAGGATGGCGAGGCCCGAGACCAGGATGCGATCCGTCCAGGGGCGGAGGCGGAGGATCTCGGGGGGAACGCCAGGGGCTGCCCCACCAGGCTCATCACCCCGATCATCGCCACCAGGGAGCGCCATTGGACCATCGCTCACCTTCAGAAGCCGGGTGACGGGATCGGATCAGAGGATCAGGCCCGGGCCTTATGCAGGGTCTTCAGGCATCGGGTGCAGATATGGATCCGTCGGGTGACGCCGTTTATGGTGACCCGCTTCTTCTGGACGTTGGCCATGAACCGTCGGTGTTCGGCGTGATGGGAGTGGCTGACA is drawn from Thermoflexus sp. and contains these coding sequences:
- the rpmB gene encoding 50S ribosomal protein L28, which gives rise to MARCEICGKGTAFGNYVSHSHHAEHRRFMANVQKKRVTINGVTRRIHICTRCLKTLHKARA